The proteins below are encoded in one region of Bacillota bacterium:
- the era gene encoding GTPase Era has translation MRSGFVGVVGRPNVGKSTLVNALVGRKVAIVSGRPQTTRNRILGVLNGPGYQMVLLDTPGMMEPRCELDQYMVRIARGTVADVDVVLLVVDGADRPGPGERALVASFPRRGVAAVLAVNKVDLVSPEKAQAALEAYGQLYAFRHAVAISALSGTNLDLLRQAVCECLPPGPRYYPEEVATDQPDHFYVAEIIREKVLELVRQEVPYGVAVVVEEMTTRPNGMFYIRAYLFCERAGQRGILVGQNARVLKTAGTRARQELEEYFGKKIYLDLWIKVRRDWRDDPVTLQQLGYRLK, from the coding sequence ATGCGATCGGGATTCGTGGGCGTGGTGGGTCGCCCCAACGTGGGAAAGTCCACCCTGGTGAACGCCCTGGTAGGGCGGAAGGTGGCCATTGTCTCGGGGAGACCCCAGACCACGCGCAACCGCATCCTGGGCGTGCTCAACGGACCCGGCTATCAGATGGTTCTGCTGGATACCCCGGGCATGATGGAGCCCCGCTGCGAGCTGGACCAGTACATGGTGAGGATCGCCCGCGGTACGGTAGCAGATGTGGACGTGGTGTTGCTGGTGGTGGACGGCGCGGATCGTCCCGGCCCCGGTGAGAGGGCGCTGGTGGCCAGTTTCCCGCGCAGGGGGGTGGCCGCCGTGCTGGCGGTGAACAAGGTCGACCTGGTGAGCCCGGAGAAAGCTCAGGCGGCCTTGGAGGCGTACGGTCAGCTATACGCCTTCCGGCACGCCGTGGCCATTTCCGCCCTGTCGGGTACCAATCTGGATCTGCTCCGCCAGGCCGTCTGCGAGTGCCTTCCTCCCGGCCCCCGCTACTATCCCGAAGAAGTGGCCACCGATCAGCCCGACCATTTCTACGTGGCGGAGATCATCCGGGAAAAGGTGCTGGAGTTGGTGCGCCAGGAGGTGCCCTACGGCGTGGCCGTGGTGGTGGAGGAGATGACCACCCGGCCCAACGGGATGTTCTACATCAGGGCGTACCTTTTCTGCGAGCGGGCCGGCCAGCGCGGTATCCTGGTGGGGCAGAACGCCCGCGTGCTGAAGACAGCCGGCACCAGGGCCCGGCAGGAGCTGGAGGAGTACTTCGGGAAGAAGATATACCTCGATCTCTGGATCAAGGTCAGGCGCGACTGGCGGGACGATCCTGTCACCCTCCAGCAACTGGGCTACAGGCTCAAGTAG
- a CDS encoding PhoH family protein: MDTTRVACERLRLNDAQEAFLLFGHNDAHLRAIEEQFDVRLQSRGSEVVVTGSDREVARVSRLLHSLLPLAREGSLDNHDVAYAIRLAREGNEEALAALRADTVITTYRGKAIRPKSSGQKNYVDAIRSHGITFGIGPAGTGKTYLAVALAVAAFKSREYNRIVLTRPAVEAGEKLGFLPGGLEEKVNPYLRPLYDALFDILGVEAYERLLGRNVIEVAPLAYMRGRTLDDSFIILDEAQNTTPEQMKMFLTRLGLGSRAVITGDITQVDLPRGQVSGLEEARRVLADVEGIAFVYLTEEDVVRHELVTRIIKAYERWDREKEGG; this comes from the coding sequence TTGGATACGACCAGGGTCGCCTGTGAGCGCCTGCGCCTTAACGATGCCCAGGAGGCGTTCCTGCTTTTCGGCCACAACGATGCTCACCTGCGCGCCATTGAAGAGCAGTTCGACGTCAGGCTGCAGAGCCGGGGGAGCGAGGTGGTGGTAACCGGGTCCGATCGGGAAGTGGCGCGGGTTTCCCGGCTGCTGCACAGCCTGCTGCCGCTGGCCAGGGAGGGCAGCCTGGACAACCACGACGTGGCATATGCCATCAGGCTGGCCCGGGAGGGGAACGAGGAGGCTCTGGCCGCCCTGCGCGCGGACACGGTGATCACCACGTACCGGGGCAAGGCCATCCGTCCCAAGTCCTCGGGCCAGAAGAATTACGTGGATGCCATCCGCAGCCACGGCATCACCTTCGGCATCGGCCCGGCCGGAACGGGCAAAACCTACCTGGCGGTGGCGCTGGCGGTGGCCGCGTTCAAATCCAGGGAGTACAACCGTATCGTCCTCACCCGGCCCGCGGTGGAGGCGGGCGAAAAGCTGGGATTCCTGCCCGGCGGGCTGGAGGAGAAGGTGAACCCGTACCTGCGGCCCCTGTACGATGCCCTGTTTGACATCCTGGGGGTGGAGGCCTACGAACGGCTGCTCGGGCGGAATGTGATCGAGGTGGCCCCTCTGGCCTATATGCGGGGGCGTACTCTGGACGATTCCTTCATCATCCTGGATGAGGCCCAGAACACGACCCCCGAGCAGATGAAGATGTTCCTTACCAGGCTGGGTCTGGGCTCCCGGGCGGTGATCACCGGCGACATAACGCAAGTCGATCTCCCCCGGGGACAGGTTTCCGGGCTGGAAGAAGCGCGGCGGGTGCTGGCCGACGTGGAAGGCATCGCCTTCGTCTACCTGACGGAAGAGGACGTGGTGAGACACGAGTTGGTCACCAGAATAATCAAGGCCTATGAGCGCTGGGACAGGGAAAAAGAAGGAGGGTAG
- a CDS encoding DUF502 domain-containing protein: protein MTRLGVRLRNVFLSGLVVLVPVVLTVLALRWLFEWGDGLLGPLVVRLLNRYIPGLGIVFGVLFVMLVGWLARVYAGRWLFRRLEAAFLRVPVVREVYGTVKAVVDAFSGQHMAQGRVALVEYPRQGVYSVGFVTGAGLPEASARLGEESVCVFIPTTPNPTSGWVAVLPRSRVVFLDLTPQEGMRLVISAGAADLRRRRE, encoded by the coding sequence GTGACCAGGTTGGGTGTGCGCCTGCGTAACGTTTTCCTGAGCGGGCTGGTGGTGCTGGTGCCCGTGGTCCTCACCGTACTGGCCCTCAGGTGGCTGTTCGAGTGGGGGGACGGACTCCTGGGTCCCCTGGTGGTGAGGCTCCTCAACAGGTACATACCCGGGCTCGGCATCGTTTTCGGGGTGTTGTTCGTCATGTTGGTGGGGTGGCTGGCGCGGGTGTATGCGGGCAGGTGGCTCTTCCGCCGCCTGGAGGCCGCCTTCCTGCGGGTGCCGGTGGTGCGCGAGGTGTACGGTACCGTGAAGGCGGTGGTGGATGCCTTCTCCGGGCAGCACATGGCCCAGGGACGGGTGGCCCTGGTCGAATACCCCCGCCAGGGCGTGTACTCGGTGGGGTTCGTCACCGGGGCGGGGTTGCCCGAGGCTTCGGCACGGTTGGGGGAGGAGAGCGTATGCGTGTTCATCCCCACTACCCCCAACCCCACTTCCGGGTGGGTGGCGGTGCTCCCCCGCTCCCGCGTGGTTTTTCTCGACCTCACCCCGCAGGAGGGAATGCGCCTGGTGATATCGGCGGGGGCGGCCGATCTGCGCCGCCGGAGGGAGTGA
- a CDS encoding exonuclease: protein MAVKLTFLDGVGCIGGTKVLLEADSGSLLLDFGVNFGAERAFFDEFLRPRGSAGIGDLLELGLLPPLRGLYRRDLDQPGRQWWSRVEVLPGCRRVEVAGVLLSHAHLDHSGYISFLESSIPVYTGLASAVIAKAVQDTVPGTMEREVAYLTPREEKEGLLRAADYRKVPARLRPFAVFSPGTASARPQAAAEFWMRAPASRELQGDPLQVVTGGETPVAGMRVRWWPVDHSIPGAGAFGVQTPAGWVVYTGDLRLHGSRGHLTRAFAEEAARLDPVLLLCEGTHPRTRTSVPEDEVRERACEAVGGAEGLVIADFGPRHVERLLSFLAAAREAGRRLVITTRDAYLLEALHAAGEADAPDPYAELSLAVYVEAKVQRPVWERILMERYLASCPERVVSAREVAAAPGEYVCAFSYWDLSELVDIAPRRGTYIYSSTEAFNEEMHLDLDRLRNWISHFGLRMLGDPGDRAGQGRDPGWHASGHIHGPGLVELVETIGPGCLVPLHTEDPAFFRDCLGHLTRVFIPTPGSTLTL, encoded by the coding sequence ATGGCGGTTAAGCTCACTTTCCTTGATGGCGTGGGATGCATCGGGGGCACCAAAGTCCTGCTGGAGGCGGACTCGGGAAGCCTCCTCCTCGACTTCGGGGTCAACTTTGGGGCGGAGCGCGCCTTCTTCGACGAGTTCCTGCGCCCGCGCGGTTCCGCAGGCATCGGTGACCTGCTGGAACTGGGCCTCCTGCCCCCGCTACGGGGGTTGTACCGGCGCGACCTGGATCAGCCGGGGCGCCAGTGGTGGAGCCGGGTGGAGGTGCTACCGGGTTGCCGCCGGGTGGAGGTGGCCGGGGTGCTCCTCAGCCACGCTCACCTGGACCATAGCGGGTACATATCGTTCCTGGAAAGCAGCATCCCCGTGTACACCGGCCTGGCGTCGGCCGTCATTGCGAAGGCCGTGCAGGACACCGTCCCCGGCACCATGGAGCGGGAGGTGGCCTACCTCACCCCCCGGGAGGAAAAAGAGGGCCTGCTCCGGGCGGCCGATTACCGTAAAGTTCCCGCCCGGCTGCGCCCCTTTGCCGTGTTCTCCCCGGGCACGGCGTCCGCGCGGCCGCAGGCAGCGGCCGAGTTCTGGATGCGGGCGCCCGCCTCCCGCGAGCTGCAGGGAGACCCCCTCCAGGTGGTGACGGGGGGCGAAACCCCGGTGGCGGGGATGCGCGTGCGCTGGTGGCCGGTGGACCATTCCATCCCGGGGGCGGGGGCCTTTGGCGTCCAAACGCCGGCAGGGTGGGTGGTGTACACGGGTGACCTGCGCCTGCATGGCTCCCGCGGCCACCTCACCCGGGCGTTCGCGGAGGAAGCCGCCCGCCTGGACCCCGTCCTGCTCCTGTGCGAGGGCACCCATCCCCGCACCCGGACCTCGGTGCCCGAGGACGAGGTGCGGGAGAGAGCCTGCGAAGCGGTGGGCGGGGCCGAAGGGCTGGTGATCGCCGACTTCGGACCCCGCCACGTGGAGCGGCTGCTCTCTTTCCTGGCCGCTGCCCGCGAGGCAGGGCGGCGTCTGGTCATCACCACCCGCGACGCCTACCTCCTGGAAGCCCTGCACGCTGCCGGAGAGGCGGACGCCCCCGATCCCTATGCAGAGCTCTCCCTGGCCGTCTACGTCGAGGCCAAGGTGCAAAGGCCGGTATGGGAGCGCATCCTGATGGAGCGCTACCTGGCTTCCTGCCCGGAGAGGGTCGTTTCCGCGCGGGAAGTGGCCGCTGCTCCGGGCGAGTACGTATGCGCATTCTCCTACTGGGACCTGAGCGAGCTGGTGGACATCGCCCCCCGCCGGGGCACGTACATTTACTCATCCACGGAGGCGTTCAACGAGGAAATGCACCTGGACCTGGACCGCCTCCGCAACTGGATTTCCCACTTCGGGCTGCGCATGCTCGGTGATCCGGGCGACCGCGCCGGTCAGGGCCGCGATCCCGGCTGGCATGCCAGCGGGCACATCCACGGGCCCGGCCTGGTGGAACTGGTCGAGACCATCGGTCCCGGGTGCCTGGTGCCCCTGCACACGGAGGACCCTGCCTTCTTCCGGGACTGCCTGGGCCACCTCACCCGGGTATTCATCCCCACCCCCGGCTCCACCCTCACGCTGTAA
- a CDS encoding DUF3048 domain-containing protein, producing the protein MRYIERGLVALMLMALACSCARGGGPPQPAQGPESPPGQQGPPAPPAPEVPRKPCPLCGEPVPENLIHRRPFAVMIDNAPQARPQSGLGEACLVYEVLAEGGITRFLAFYLHGDPVKIGPVRSTRPYFLDLVAPLDAVLGHSGASEQGFADLKALGIPHLDEIYGGGEAYWRVPPSERKPPHATYTSGQLFRSVIDKRGLEKEGPFPSPFPFRGSGEEAAGKEAVLVTVWYPAGWQGYRVTYAYEKDTDRWLRSIADQLHRDAEGDVLWARNVVIQFVDMRQTPGDKLLHMEARMTGRGRVMVFSAGRYREGTWRKQSRKSPAVYRDDKGRPLELAPGPTWVLVVPVGTKVEIK; encoded by the coding sequence ATGCGGTACATAGAGAGGGGCCTGGTGGCCCTGATGCTCATGGCTCTGGCCTGCAGCTGTGCCCGGGGGGGAGGGCCTCCGCAGCCCGCTCAGGGTCCGGAATCGCCGCCCGGGCAGCAGGGTCCGCCTGCGCCACCGGCCCCGGAGGTGCCCAGGAAACCCTGTCCTCTGTGCGGGGAGCCGGTGCCCGAGAACCTGATACACCGCCGCCCCTTTGCCGTGATGATAGACAACGCTCCCCAGGCCCGGCCCCAGTCGGGGCTGGGGGAGGCCTGCCTGGTGTACGAGGTGCTGGCAGAGGGGGGCATTACCCGCTTCCTGGCCTTCTACCTGCACGGGGACCCGGTGAAGATAGGTCCCGTGAGGAGCACCCGCCCCTACTTCCTGGACCTGGTGGCCCCGCTGGACGCCGTGCTGGGGCATTCGGGGGCGAGCGAGCAGGGCTTCGCCGACCTGAAGGCCTTGGGGATTCCCCACCTGGACGAGATATACGGGGGCGGGGAGGCGTACTGGCGGGTACCACCGTCTGAGCGCAAGCCGCCCCATGCCACCTACACCTCGGGGCAGCTCTTTCGCTCAGTGATAGATAAGCGGGGCCTGGAAAAGGAGGGGCCCTTCCCCTCACCCTTCCCTTTCCGCGGCTCGGGAGAGGAGGCCGCGGGGAAGGAAGCCGTTCTGGTTACGGTGTGGTATCCGGCGGGATGGCAGGGGTACCGGGTAACCTACGCCTACGAGAAGGACACGGACAGGTGGCTGCGGTCCATAGCTGACCAGCTTCATCGCGACGCCGAGGGGGACGTCCTCTGGGCGCGCAACGTGGTCATCCAGTTCGTCGACATGCGGCAGACCCCCGGGGACAAACTGCTTCATATGGAAGCCAGGATGACCGGGCGGGGACGGGTCATGGTATTCAGCGCAGGCAGGTACCGGGAGGGTACCTGGCGCAAGCAGAGCCGCAAGTCCCCCGCGGTGTATCGCGACGACAAGGGCCGCCCCCTGGAACTGGCACCGGGTCCCACCTGGGTCCTGGTGGTTCCCGTGGGGACGAAGGTGGAAATCAAGTAG
- the recO gene encoding DNA repair protein RecO: protein MALYHVEAIILRSRDLGEADRLVTAYSLEEGKLAAVAKGARRPGSRLAAAVQPFACARLLLWRGKHLDVVTQGQLLQSLPRLRSHLLGLAAASLLAELVDSFTQERDPAPSLFALLRGSLAALDETVGEAGRSLEGVAYAFVLGLLALAGYAPRLTRCVHCGEAPGSGEQFFDATGGGLVCSRCQRGNRTLRLSEASRRVLLHLAGCSPRAASRLAVSTATMDEVRSVVVSCLEARLEARPRAWDFWYAQVGRR from the coding sequence ATGGCTCTGTATCACGTAGAAGCCATCATCCTGCGCAGCCGCGACCTGGGCGAAGCCGACCGCCTGGTTACTGCTTATTCCCTGGAAGAAGGTAAGCTGGCGGCGGTGGCGAAGGGTGCCCGCCGTCCCGGGAGCCGGCTGGCGGCGGCCGTGCAGCCCTTCGCCTGTGCCCGCCTGCTGCTCTGGCGAGGAAAGCATCTGGATGTGGTGACCCAGGGCCAGCTGCTGCAGTCGTTACCGCGCCTGCGTTCCCACCTGCTCGGGCTGGCGGCGGCCAGCCTGCTGGCCGAGCTGGTGGATTCCTTCACCCAGGAGCGCGATCCCGCCCCTTCCCTCTTTGCCCTCCTGCGCGGGAGCCTGGCCGCCCTGGACGAGACGGTGGGGGAAGCGGGCCGCTCCCTGGAGGGGGTGGCATATGCCTTCGTCCTGGGGCTCCTGGCCCTGGCCGGGTATGCCCCCCGGCTGACGCGCTGCGTCCACTGCGGTGAAGCCCCCGGTTCCGGAGAGCAGTTCTTCGATGCCACGGGAGGGGGGCTGGTGTGTTCCCGCTGCCAGCGCGGGAATCGCACCCTGCGCCTGTCGGAGGCTTCCCGGCGGGTGCTCCTGCACCTGGCGGGTTGCTCTCCCCGGGCGGCATCGCGGCTCGCGGTGAGCACCGCCACCATGGACGAGGTACGGTCCGTGGTGGTGTCCTGCCTGGAGGCGAGGCTGGAGGCGCGTCCCCGGGCCTGGGACTTCTGGTACGCGCAGGTAGGAAGGCGGTGA
- a CDS encoding DUF4438 domain-containing protein, which produces MLKTNRERLVMISVLGEVSSPGGAQPPHRVGYDGVARVLPGTGGISYNVRVGDPAFGWAGDHVEPGVSTKTKDEAPNHGYNTLCCVGNDAYVVSGDAKGARGVVTGKHGGIEHVLIDFPPDVLEKLVIGDKIQVRAWGQGLEIEGYPDVRCMSLDPRLLEKMGIQEKDGVLEVPVAGIVPPEFMGSGLGSAAAERGDYDITSMEKEGLRELGLDRLRLGDIVAIRDASSYYGRSYRRGAIIIGVVVHSDSYTSGHGPGVTSLMTSLTGRIRPVQVERANIAEYLGLR; this is translated from the coding sequence GTGCTGAAGACGAACAGGGAGCGGCTGGTGATGATATCGGTCCTGGGCGAGGTATCCAGCCCGGGAGGCGCCCAGCCCCCGCACCGGGTGGGGTACGACGGGGTGGCCCGGGTGCTGCCGGGGACTGGCGGCATCAGTTACAACGTGAGGGTGGGTGACCCCGCCTTCGGTTGGGCGGGCGACCACGTGGAGCCCGGCGTCAGCACCAAGACCAAGGACGAAGCCCCCAACCACGGCTACAATACCCTGTGCTGCGTGGGCAACGACGCTTACGTGGTCTCCGGCGATGCCAAGGGGGCCCGGGGTGTGGTGACGGGGAAGCACGGGGGCATAGAGCACGTGCTCATCGACTTCCCGCCCGACGTGCTCGAGAAGCTGGTGATCGGCGACAAGATCCAGGTGCGGGCCTGGGGACAGGGCCTGGAAATCGAGGGTTACCCCGACGTGAGGTGCATGAGCCTGGACCCGCGCCTGCTGGAGAAGATGGGCATCCAGGAGAAAGACGGCGTGCTGGAGGTGCCGGTGGCCGGAATCGTACCCCCCGAGTTCATGGGGAGCGGGCTGGGATCGGCGGCCGCCGAGCGGGGCGACTACGACATCACCTCCATGGAGAAGGAGGGGCTGCGCGAGTTGGGGCTGGACCGGCTCCGCCTGGGGGACATCGTGGCCATCCGGGACGCCTCTTCGTATTACGGGCGCAGCTACCGCCGGGGAGCGATCATCATCGGCGTGGTCGTCCACAGTGACTCCTACACGTCCGGCCACGGGCCCGGGGTCACGTCCCTAATGACCTCTCTCACGGGGAGGATCCGGCCGGTGCAGGTGGAGCGGGCCAACATCGCCGAATACCTCGGCCTGCGTTGA
- a CDS encoding MBL fold metallo-hydrolase yields the protein MKRLVLPTPYAVGPVNAYLLMGAEPTLVDAGPATRAGVEALLSGLAAAGVKPIDVRRVIVTHAHPDHYGGLALLQGDVGWEVAAHPRALLWMSGDPVLLEARVAFYLRFLQHAGVPAEVLRSLEREGLGLRQYPRGITVHRFLREGDRVEAGDDRLVVHHTPGHASSALSLVRPGDGLLFSGDTLLGHISSNALVEPVDSWSGERRPSLPEYLRTLVRLRALPVRLVLPGHGDPVSDHRALVCERLGLYRVRRDRILDLLGAGPATVYGLCLSLFPDLERDQLFLGLSETVGYLDLLEEEGMVGHTMEGGVMMYRPSGAAA from the coding sequence GTGAAGCGGCTGGTCCTGCCCACGCCCTATGCAGTGGGCCCCGTGAATGCCTATCTTCTCATGGGTGCAGAACCCACCCTGGTGGACGCCGGCCCCGCTACCCGCGCGGGGGTGGAGGCGCTGCTTTCCGGGTTGGCCGCGGCGGGCGTGAAGCCGATCGACGTGCGCCGCGTGATCGTCACTCATGCCCATCCCGACCACTACGGCGGGTTGGCTCTGCTGCAGGGGGACGTGGGCTGGGAGGTGGCTGCCCACCCCCGGGCCCTGCTGTGGATGTCGGGCGACCCGGTCTTGTTGGAAGCGCGGGTGGCCTTCTACCTGAGGTTCCTGCAGCATGCAGGCGTCCCGGCCGAGGTGCTTCGGTCTCTCGAGCGAGAGGGCCTGGGGCTGCGGCAGTACCCCCGTGGGATCACCGTGCACCGGTTCCTCCGCGAGGGTGACCGGGTGGAGGCGGGCGACGACCGCCTGGTGGTTCACCACACCCCCGGGCATGCCTCTTCTGCGCTATCGCTGGTGCGGCCCGGGGATGGGCTCCTCTTCTCGGGGGACACCCTCCTCGGCCATATATCCTCCAACGCTCTCGTGGAGCCGGTGGACTCCTGGTCGGGGGAACGCCGGCCCAGCCTGCCCGAGTACCTGAGGACCCTGGTACGCCTCCGGGCCCTGCCCGTCCGTCTGGTACTGCCCGGGCACGGCGACCCCGTCTCCGACCACCGTGCCCTGGTGTGCGAGCGCCTCGGGTTGTACCGGGTCCGCCGCGACCGGATCCTGGACCTGCTGGGGGCGGGCCCGGCCACGGTATACGGGCTGTGTCTTTCCCTCTTTCCCGACTTGGAGAGAGACCAGCTCTTCTTGGGACTCTCCGAGACGGTGGGGTACCTGGACCTGCTGGAAGAAGAGGGAATGGTCGGGCATACCATGGAAGGTGGCGTCATGATGTATCGCCCGAGTGGGGCGGCGGCGTAA
- the ybeY gene encoding rRNA maturation RNase YbeY, with product MKTTLEKAGRPGTVSVALVSDEQMREVNRRFLGRDRPTDVMAFPLGEGPGAWGEVVVSVDTARRQAEERDGNLKEELLLLAVHGTLHLLGWEDDTPAGWQRMMAAAQEIAAGGLSPGGTRPPG from the coding sequence GTGAAGACCACGCTGGAGAAAGCGGGAAGGCCGGGGACGGTGAGCGTGGCCCTGGTGAGTGACGAGCAGATGCGGGAGGTCAACCGCCGTTTCCTGGGCCGCGACCGGCCCACCGATGTGATGGCCTTTCCCCTGGGTGAAGGGCCGGGAGCGTGGGGCGAAGTGGTGGTTTCGGTGGATACCGCCCGCCGTCAGGCCGAGGAAAGGGATGGTAACCTGAAGGAAGAACTGCTACTTCTGGCCGTCCACGGGACTCTTCACCTTCTGGGGTGGGAGGACGACACCCCGGCGGGCTGGCAGCGCATGATGGCAGCCGCGCAAGAGATCGCGGCCGGGGGGCTGTCACCTGGCGGCACCCGGCCCCCAGGGTGA
- a CDS encoding HDIG domain-containing protein, with protein sequence MTTSRWRKVSGPSWRRAGWGLLFLLLWSAVFYVDLVPRALNLQEGQRAPETIRAPRQVVDRVRTEQLRQEAAAGVPDVFDLDPRATGEAERAVADAFARVREVAAQPGNPQEKAHLLAGELGVSDQAAVLAALAADPVQLDTLEAWARDTLTAVMQVGVREENLDAARQQVRQRVEALRQPRDLKNFAADVAAARVRPNLVFNAKDTEARRQQAREQVRPVYVQRGDVILSKGEVVTAAHLVLLRDLGLMQGGGNWLLGAGAVVLALLLIGALALYLRVFVPQVWQAEYLLVLTGLVTSVALVLGHLVRGASGHLTPVATASLLLAVLVRQEVAVVAAPVLSLGVAALNGLHAEYAVTNFLGALAGAYAIGRITQRTDFLRAGFLAGMGQLGGAVALSLVGGLAQDSLSLWQVYAFSFLSGPIAGILAVGLLPFLETAFGVVTPIKLLELSNPNHPLLRRLLVEAPGTYHHSIMVANLADAGAEAIGADGLLARVGAYYHDVGKIRRPYFFIENQMGQENPHDKMSPALSAVVVTAHVKDGLELAREYRLPPSVVTFIAEHHGDSLVSYFYTRAAENGGPVEEQGFRHQGPRPQSRETAIVMLADAAEAAVRALPEPSPAGIGGVVRKIIRERLQDRQLDQAPLTLRDLDRVAAAFVRVLSGIYHPRIEYPEGKGEGDEDKGGGEPRSRGEASPGYHPAPEAGGEDHAGESGKAGDGERGPGE encoded by the coding sequence TTGACCACCTCCCGCTGGCGGAAAGTGTCGGGGCCTTCCTGGCGCAGGGCGGGCTGGGGCTTGCTCTTCCTCCTGCTGTGGTCGGCGGTGTTCTACGTCGACCTGGTCCCCCGCGCCCTCAACCTGCAGGAGGGGCAGAGGGCCCCCGAGACCATCCGGGCGCCCCGCCAGGTGGTGGATCGGGTGCGCACGGAGCAGCTGCGACAGGAGGCCGCCGCCGGCGTTCCCGACGTCTTCGACCTGGATCCCCGTGCCACCGGGGAGGCGGAGCGCGCGGTGGCCGACGCCTTTGCCCGGGTGCGAGAGGTGGCCGCCCAGCCCGGGAACCCCCAGGAGAAGGCGCATCTCCTCGCCGGGGAACTGGGGGTATCCGATCAGGCTGCGGTGCTGGCTGCCCTTGCCGCAGACCCCGTCCAACTGGACACTCTGGAAGCCTGGGCCCGGGACACCCTGACGGCTGTAATGCAGGTGGGGGTGCGCGAGGAAAACCTGGACGCGGCGCGCCAGCAGGTCAGGCAGCGGGTAGAGGCGTTGCGACAACCGCGCGACCTCAAGAACTTCGCCGCCGACGTGGCGGCCGCCAGGGTGCGGCCGAACCTGGTGTTCAACGCCAAGGATACCGAGGCCAGGCGCCAGCAGGCCCGCGAACAGGTGCGACCGGTCTACGTGCAGCGCGGCGACGTGATCCTGAGCAAGGGAGAGGTGGTTACCGCCGCCCACCTGGTCCTGCTGCGGGACCTGGGGCTCATGCAGGGGGGTGGAAACTGGCTGCTGGGGGCCGGTGCCGTGGTGCTGGCCCTGCTGCTCATAGGCGCCCTCGCCCTGTACCTGCGCGTGTTTGTCCCCCAGGTATGGCAGGCCGAGTATCTCCTGGTGCTCACCGGCCTGGTGACCTCAGTGGCCCTCGTGCTGGGCCACCTGGTGCGGGGGGCATCCGGCCACCTCACCCCCGTGGCCACGGCATCGCTCCTCCTGGCCGTGCTGGTCAGGCAGGAAGTGGCGGTGGTGGCTGCCCCCGTCCTTTCCCTGGGAGTTGCCGCCCTGAACGGCCTGCACGCCGAGTATGCGGTGACCAATTTCCTGGGTGCCCTGGCGGGGGCATATGCGATAGGCCGGATCACCCAGCGCACGGATTTCCTGCGGGCGGGGTTCCTGGCCGGGATGGGTCAGCTCGGGGGGGCCGTGGCCCTCAGCCTGGTCGGGGGGCTGGCTCAGGACAGCCTTTCCCTCTGGCAGGTGTACGCCTTTTCTTTCCTGAGCGGACCCATTGCCGGTATCCTGGCGGTGGGTCTCTTGCCTTTCCTGGAAACCGCCTTCGGGGTGGTGACCCCGATCAAGCTGCTGGAACTGTCCAACCCCAATCACCCCCTCTTGCGCCGGCTCCTGGTGGAGGCCCCGGGGACGTACCACCACTCCATCATGGTGGCCAACCTGGCCGATGCGGGGGCGGAAGCCATCGGCGCGGATGGTCTGCTGGCCCGGGTGGGAGCGTACTACCACGACGTGGGCAAGATCCGGCGCCCCTACTTCTTCATTGAAAACCAGATGGGCCAGGAGAACCCCCACGACAAGATGTCACCGGCTCTCTCTGCGGTGGTGGTTACCGCCCACGTGAAGGACGGCCTGGAGCTGGCCCGGGAGTATCGGTTGCCGCCCAGCGTGGTGACCTTCATCGCCGAGCACCACGGCGATTCCCTGGTCTCTTACTTTTACACCCGGGCCGCCGAAAACGGCGGTCCAGTGGAGGAACAGGGGTTCCGGCACCAGGGACCCCGTCCCCAGTCGCGGGAGACCGCCATCGTCATGCTCGCCGACGCGGCGGAAGCTGCGGTACGGGCCCTTCCCGAGCCCTCTCCCGCCGGCATCGGGGGGGTAGTGCGCAAGATAATCAGAGAACGCCTGCAGGATCGCCAGCTCGACCAGGCTCCCCTTACCCTGCGGGACCTGGACCGGGTGGCGGCGGCATTCGTGCGTGTCCTGAGCGGGATATATCACCCCCGCATCGAGTACCCCGAGGGGAAAGGAGAGGGCGATGAGGACAAGGGTGGCGGTGAGCCGCGATCCCGGGGTGAAGCTTCCCCCGGGTACCATCCGGCTCCTGAGGCAGGCGGTGAAGACCACGCTGGAGAAAGCGGGAAGGCCGGGGACGGTGAGCGTGGCCCTGGTGAGTGA